Within the Mumia flava genome, the region CCGCGACCTCCTCCACGTCGCCGTCGGCGCCGACCGGCAGGAGCGCGACGACCTCGCCGGAGAAGTCGCCGACCGCGATGCTGCGGCTGCGCGACTCGACCACCTGGCGCCAGCCCGCGGCGAACCGGTCCTGGATCGCGCGGCGGCTCCGGCTCGAGACCGGAGGCTCGCCCGGGGTGGGCGGGTCGAGCTCGGCGACGAGCACGACGACCGGGCGCTCCAGGTCCCAGCCGAGACCGGCCGCGTGCTCGGTCACGTACTGGCGGCTGCCTGCACGGTCGGTGAGCACGTCGCGGAGGAAGTCGCCGCGGTACTTGCCCTCGACGGCGACCACCGCCTGCTGACGGGTGATGAGCAGCGCCGCGACCGTCGCGGCGCGCTCGAGCGCGTAGACGTCCGACGCGCGTAGCGGGGCCGCGTCGGCGACCACGACCAGTCGGGCGAGCTCCGTGCCCGACGCCGCCACGTGCAGCGAGCGGACCTCGCCGTCACGCAGCGGACGCGGTCCGCGGATCCGCTCCACGCGGACCCGGCCCGACTCGTCGACGAAGTCCGCGTCGCGCAACGCGGCCCCCTGGGCGGCGCCGATCGCCCCGGCCCACTCGCGCCCGTCGGTCGAGGTGAACAGGACCCCGATCCCGAGGACGCGGCTGACCTCGGCCGCGATCTGGTCGAGGTTGCCGCCCTCGAGCACGATCATGGTCAGGGCGGAGTGCAGCGCGTCGATCTGCTGGAGGACGCGCGACTGGAAGGCGTTCAGCGCCTCGTACGCGTCCTTGAGGACGTCGTCGAAGGCGACGTGCTCGCCGAGCTGGACCACCGGGAACGCCAGCTCGTCGGCGACGTCGAGGACGGCCCGCGGCACCTTCTCGACGTAGCGGCCGAGCTTGATCGCGAAACCGGCCACCCCCGCCTCGTCGAGACCGCGGATCAGGGCCGTCATCCGGGGGACGTCCAGCCGTCGCGCGGAGTCGAGGAGCGGGAAGCCGGTCGTGATGAGCAGCTCGTGGCGCTTGACCCAGCCGAGGATGTCGGGGACCTCCATCACGTTGACCGCCGTGACCGGTCGCGCGAGCCCGTCGGTCCCGGCGAGCGGCACGGCACCGACCAGCGCTTCGAGCTCGATCACGTCCGCGAGCGGGATCCCGTACGGAGTCTCTGTCATGTCTTGAGCCGATGAGGCCTGATCGTTGGCAAGTCTCGCCATCGGCTCACCGTACCGCCCGCTCCTACGCTGGCGCCATGACCCAGGCGATCGATGCCGTCGCGACCGCGCTGCCCGTCGCCGCGACCCCGGCGGTCGCGGCACTCCTCGAGGGCCCGCGGCGCAGCGCGGTGGTCGTCGGCCGCAGCCGCCAGGCGCTGTACCTGCGCGACGGGGAGCGCTACCTCGCGGTGCTGGACCACGACGCGGTCGCCGTGCCGTGCGGTCTGCGGACCACCCTGAGCGGCGTCGGGAGCACGCGGAGGGTCGAGCTCGGCGAGGGCCGGTGCACGATCGACGGTACGGACCTGGCCGTACGACGGTTCGTGGACGCGTCGGTCCCCCCCGTCGCCGACGACCCGGCGCACGCGAGCGCGCTGCCGTGGCGGAGGGTGGCCGAGGATCTGCGCAGGCACGCACCGGGCGACGCGCTCGCGGTCAGTCTGCTCGACGACGACCTGCTCGAGGCGCTGCGGCGCGACGACCCGCGGGCGGTCCACCTCCTGCTCGGACGCGGTCCCGGCCTGACGCCGCTCGGCGACGACCTGCTCGCCGGGTGGCTCGTCGCCCGGCACGCGCTCGGCCTGCGCGACGGACGTGTCCGTACGACCGTCGCCCGGCTCGCGCCGACCCGTACGACCGTCGTCTCGGCCGCCCTGCTCGACGACGCGCTCAGCGGGCACGCCATCCCCGAGCTGAGCGCGCTGCTGCGCAGCCTCGGGGGACCCGGCTTGTCCGAGCGGCTCGCCGCGCTCCTCACGGTCGGCAGCTCGTCGGGCCTCGGGCTCGCGCTCGGCGCCGCCCTCGCCCTCGACCGGCCCCGGCACACCGACACCTCCCGCCACGCCGACACGTCCCACCTCGACACGTCCCACCTCGACACGTCCCACCTCGACACCGGAGGACAGCGATGACCGACCACGTGACGATCCGCAGCGGCGACTACGCCGACTCGGTGACGCTGCTCGCCGTCAGCAAGACCGTGGCGGCGACGCCCGGCATCCGCGACGCGCAGGTCGCGATGGCGACCGCACTCAATCTCGAGACGCTGGCCGCGATGGGATTCGACGTGCCGCCCGAGGCGGGGAGCAACGACATGGTTGTCGCGCTGCGCCTCGACGGGGCGGAGCACGACGCCGACAGGCTCGACGAGGCACTCGCCGCGGTCGACGCCGCGCTGGCAGCCGCCAGCAAGCCCCGCGGTGGCGGCGACACCACGCGCGCCCCGGCCCGTACGACCGCTGCCGCACTGCGCGAGTCCGAGCCCGGCGCGCTCGTGCTCGTCTCGGTCCCCGGCGCCTCCGCGCTGCTCGAGGCCATGGACGCCGTGGACGCCGGTCACGACGTGATGGTGTTCAGCGACAACGTGCCGCTCGACCAGGAGGTCGCTCTCAAGGCCGCGGCGGCGCGGCGCGACGTCCTCGTGATGGGACCCGACTGCGGTACGGCCGTCGTCGGCGGGGTCGGGCTCGGCTTCGCCAACACGGTCCGCCCCGGTCCGGTCGGGATCGTCGCCGCGTCCGGCACGGGCACGCAGCAGGTGATGTGCCTGCTCGACCAGGCGGGGGTGGGGATCAGCGACGCGCTCGGCGTCGGGGGTCGCGACCTGTCGGCCGCCGTCGGCGCGGCGTCGACCAGGACCGCGCTCGCTCGGCTGGACGCCGACGCCGCCACCGAACGGATCGTCGTGATCTCCAAGCCGCCGGCGCCCGAGGTCGCCGAGGCCGTCGAGAAGGCGTCGCAGGGCCTGTCCACCCCGACCCGGCTCGCGCTGCTCGGTCCCGGCACCGATCTCACCACCCAGACCGAGGCGGTGCTGTCCGACCTCGGGGTCGCCGTACCGCCGTGGCGGACCTGGGGAGCCACGGACACGACGGTGACCGGCGACGCGCTGCGCGGCCTGTTCGTCGGCGGCACGATGTGCGACGAGGCGATGCTGATCGCGACGGACGCGCTCGGGCCGGTCCGCAGCAACATCCCGCTGTCCGACGACCTCGCCCTGCCCGACGGCCTGCACGCCGACGGGCACGTGATGATCGACTTCGGCGACGACGGCCTCACCCAGGGGCGGGCGCACCCGATGATCGACCCGACCCTGCGGCTCGCCCACCTCGCGGAGGTCGCGGACGACCGTACGACCGGGGTCGTCCTGCTCGACGTCGTCCTCGGCCACGGCGC harbors:
- a CDS encoding DUF2877 domain-containing protein, giving the protein MTQAIDAVATALPVAATPAVAALLEGPRRSAVVVGRSRQALYLRDGERYLAVLDHDAVAVPCGLRTTLSGVGSTRRVELGEGRCTIDGTDLAVRRFVDASVPPVADDPAHASALPWRRVAEDLRRHAPGDALAVSLLDDDLLEALRRDDPRAVHLLLGRGPGLTPLGDDLLAGWLVARHALGLRDGRVRTTVARLAPTRTTVVSAALLDDALSGHAIPELSALLRSLGGPGLSERLAALLTVGSSSGLGLALGAALALDRPRHTDTSRHADTSHLDTSHLDTSHLDTGGQR
- a CDS encoding FdrA family protein, which translates into the protein MTDHVTIRSGDYADSVTLLAVSKTVAATPGIRDAQVAMATALNLETLAAMGFDVPPEAGSNDMVVALRLDGAEHDADRLDEALAAVDAALAAASKPRGGGDTTRAPARTTAAALRESEPGALVLVSVPGASALLEAMDAVDAGHDVMVFSDNVPLDQEVALKAAAARRDVLVMGPDCGTAVVGGVGLGFANTVRPGPVGIVAASGTGTQQVMCLLDQAGVGISDALGVGGRDLSAAVGAASTRTALARLDADAATERIVVISKPPAPEVAEAVEKASQGLSTPTRLALLGPGTDLTTQTEAVLSDLGVAVPPWRTWGATDTTVTGDALRGLFVGGTMCDEAMLIATDALGPVRSNIPLSDDLALPDGLHADGHVMIDFGDDGLTQGRAHPMIDPTLRLAHLAEVADDRTTGVVLLDVVLGHGAEPDPAGGLAPAVRAARAAAEADGRTLPVVVSLVGTDADPQGLESQAAALADAGAHVFSSNAQATRHAVALVTSGGAR
- a CDS encoding PucR family transcriptional regulator; this translates as MTETPYGIPLADVIELEALVGAVPLAGTDGLARPVTAVNVMEVPDILGWVKRHELLITTGFPLLDSARRLDVPRMTALIRGLDEAGVAGFAIKLGRYVEKVPRAVLDVADELAFPVVQLGEHVAFDDVLKDAYEALNAFQSRVLQQIDALHSALTMIVLEGGNLDQIAAEVSRVLGIGVLFTSTDGREWAGAIGAAQGAALRDADFVDESGRVRVERIRGPRPLRDGEVRSLHVAASGTELARLVVVADAAPLRASDVYALERAATVAALLITRQQAVVAVEGKYRGDFLRDVLTDRAGSRQYVTEHAAGLGWDLERPVVVLVAELDPPTPGEPPVSSRSRRAIQDRFAAGWRQVVESRSRSIAVGDFSGEVVALLPVGADGDVEEVAEGTLAAVRGDSGGGRRPFSAGISRVVRDVADLPEAYGHARKAVEVGRRMKGTGSTTYFERLGVRRLLSQVTDPRELDAFVAEVLGALAEDTEQAADLRSTLQVLLDVNLNVAEAARLQHFHYNTMRYRVGKLEGMLGPFSSDPQVRLDVAVALQILSMNE